One Cryptomeria japonica chromosome 9, Sugi_1.0, whole genome shotgun sequence genomic window carries:
- the LOC131858462 gene encoding uncharacterized protein LOC131858462: MLIARIAPILQVSHARGGQYKYIVHTINFPEDISEIATTLPRKLQHLEIVIIRRINLKGKQYDCYLNKFHVMDALNYKIQHDQYYSDVIIDVVAADLLPQTSTDISKFLHTLPNSFDLQPPSPTQEQLSNDDEVELQTTSSVIPKLPCSTPELDAIKKILHLDKDDQNVAAWPEISCSPINEYNTEGLFAMAFPTLFPSGSTLPLQPRTKHVHLHEYALYLIRYHDQRFGQHVRFKYYLYNLIIRHRSQQSASVFLRTNLEDSISTMLQALREQLQSTPSDQLPNQLMHFAASLRGTRAYWKRSCKDLTTMVH, translated from the coding sequence ATGCTTATAGCAAGGATTGCTCCTATTTTGCAAGTTAGCCATGCCAGGGGTGGTCAGTACAAATATATAGTGCACACCATTAATTTCCCAGAAGACATTTCAGAAATAGCAACTACTTTGCCACGCAAATTACAACATTTGGAGATTGTGATTATTCGAAGGATAAATCTCAAAGGAAAACAATATGATTGTTATTTAAATAAGTTCCATGTTATGGATGCATTGAATTACAAAATTCAACATGACCAGTACTACAGTGATGTTATCATTGACGTTGTAGCTGCTGATTTATTGCCACAAACATCTACCGATATATCTAAATTTTTACATACCCTTCCAAATTCCTTTGATCTGCAGCCTCCTTCACCAACACAAGAGCAACTCtctaatgatgatgaagttgaattaCAGACCACATCATCAGTCATCCCAAAGCTGCCATGTTCAACCCCTGAACTAGATGCCATTAAAAAGATATTGCACCTAGATAAGGATGATCAAAATGTTGCAGCTTGGCCTGAAATAAGTTGCTCACCCATTAATGAATACAACACTGAAGGCTTGTTTGCTATGGCTTTCCCAACATTGTTCCCAAGCGGATCTACATTGCCACTCCAACCAAGGACAAAACATGTTCACTTGCACGAATATGCTTTGTACTTGATAAGATATCATGACCAAAGATTTGGACAACATGTTAGGTTCAAATATTATCTTTACAATCTAATAATAAGACACCGTTCCCAACAGTCAGCTTCAGTTTTCCTACGGACCAACTTAGAAGACTCCATCTCGACTATGTTACAAGCTTTACGTGAACAGTTGCAGTCTACACCATCCGATCAATTGCCAAACCAATTAATGCATTTTGCAGCTTCATTACGAGGCACAAGAGCTTATTGGAAAAGATCCTGCAAGGATCTCACTACAATGGTACACTAA